A portion of the Cololabis saira isolate AMF1-May2022 chromosome 17, fColSai1.1, whole genome shotgun sequence genome contains these proteins:
- the pla2g12b gene encoding group XIIB secretory phospholipase A2-like protein has product MLLRTGALLFLFTSLGSCATLVYFQAEAAKVEAPAVEPGADGDGIFTVNKQGGEKPETETFVAHDATETDIGKPAGDAPAVDPLSVEAVNVEHVSSRGETNEIRPIQTNNSPNKPPPQEDASIWSMDSLRNGVQTVHGYFDSLVELAGGHNGVCQYRCRHGGRPQPRPGYQLPEPDGCSSALVGFQLDVGIPAMTKCCNQLDACYDICGRNKYDCDAKFRVCLHAICSDLRRSLGFVSKVRACETMADGLYSTVWTLGCRSYMNSQRAACVCPGEERDEL; this is encoded by the exons ATGTTGCTCCGGACTGGGGCCCTGCTCTTCCTCTTCACCTCCCTGGGTAGCTGCGCCACTTTAGTCTACTTCCAGGCTGAGGCAGCAAAGGTGGAGGCTCCTGCTGTGGAGCCAGGTGCTGATGGCGATGGAATATTCACCGTGAACAAGCAGGGAGGTGAAAAGCCTGAAACGGAGACCTTTGTGGCCCATGATGCAACAGAGACGGACATTGGAAAGCCTGCTGGAGACGCTCCTGCAGTGGATCCTCTCAGTGTGGAAGCTGTGAATGTGGAACACGTTTCCTCTCGGGGGGAGACCAACGAGATCAGACCCATCCAGACAAACAATTCCCCAAACAAACCCCCGCCACAAGAAGATGCCAGCATCTGGAGCATGGACTCACTCAGAAACGGTGTTCAGACCGTGCACGGATACTTTGACTCCCTGGTGGAGCTGGCTGGAGGGCACAACGGAGTGTGCCAGTACCGCTGCCGACACG GAGGACGTCCACAGCCTCGTCCTGGATACCAGCTCCCAGAACCCGACGGCTGCAGCTCCGCTCTGGTGGGATTTCAA CTTGATGTGGGAATCCCCGCCATGACGAAGTGCTGCAACCAGCTTGACGCCTGCTATGACATTTGTGGCAGGAACAAGTACGACTGTGATGCCAAGTTTCGCGTGTGTCTGCACGCCATCTGCTCCGACCTCAGGAGGAGCCTCGGCTTTGTGTCCAAGGTGCGAG CTTGTGAAACCATGGCAGACGGTCTGTACAGCACGGTGTG